One Candidatus Eisenbacteria bacterium genomic window, GTGCAGGACCCACTCGTGCAACATCTGATTGAGGGTGATCTCGCCGGCCGACTTGTGGATCGCCTTGCGCTCTCCGGCTTCGACGGGAAGGCTCCGTAGGTAGTCGACATTGTCCTCGCGCTGCGTCTCGAAGTGGTCGAATGCGTCCTCGGGATCGGCATCGCGGTACAGGTCGAGGTACATGGACGCTTCGTCGGGCTCGAGCTCGGGGTGGTCTTCCGTCAGGAAACGGTCC contains:
- a CDS encoding DinB family protein; the encoded protein is MAAQELPCLDQLAATPEILRDLMASVNEEDARWKPAPDRFSIAEVLAHLSHSEGHCYRLRVDRFLTEDHPELEPDEASMYLDLYRDADPEDAFDHFETQREDNVDYLRSLPVEAGERKAIHKSAGEITLNQMLHEWVLH